Genomic window (Planococcus sp. MSAK28401):
CAACCGTTCAATCCGGCCATCTTGCGCTTGGTGAAGATGGTTATCGACGCAGCGCATAAAGAAGGAAAATGGGCTGGCATGTGCGGCGAGATGGCCGGCGACGACATCGCCATTCCGATTCTTCTCGGGCTCGGCTTGGATGAATTCTCCATGAGCGCTTCTTCTGTTTTGAAGGCGCGTGCACAGATCAGCCGTCTGTCAAAACAAGAAATGGCTTCGCATACCGACCAAATTCTCGCGCTTTCGTCCTCTCAAGAAGTCGAAGCGTATGTTAAAGGAATCAGCTGAAAAAACCCCTGAATGCCAAAAAGGCGTTCAGGGGTTTTTCGTGTGATTAAAATGGGTTGGTCGCCCATTGTTTTGACAATGGAATAAAGATGCGCGGGTTCAATTTCAGTTGCGAAACGATGTATTCCGCGATGTCTTCCGGCTGCATGAACTTTTCTTTTTCCTGTTCCGTTTCATTGCCGGAATCGGTCATGCTTGTCACGACACGGCTCGGTGCCAAAGCGAAAACACGGATATTGTCGGGGCGCACTTCCTGCATCAAAGCCTCGCTCATGCCGAGCACTGCGAATTTCGACGCGCTATAGGCGCTTGAGCCTTTCGTGCCTTTGAGCCCTGATGATGAGGAGATGTTGACGATGTCGCCCCCTTGTTTTTCCACCATCTGCGGCAGCACCGCTTTCGTCATATGGACCATGCCCATCAAATTGATATTGAGCATATTTTGCCAATCCTCGGTTTCGAGTTCCATGAACTTGCCGTATTTTCCGATTCCTGCATTATTGATGAGGATATCGATCGTGCCGAGTTCATCGGTCAATTTCTCGACGGCCGCTTCGACTTGCTTGGGGTCCGACACATCCGCAACCGCAAATGCTGCGCGGCCCCGCAACGATTGGATTTCTTTCGCTAATTGCTCGATTTCTTTTTGTGTCCTAGCGATCAACCCGACGGCCACGCCTTCATTGGCCAGTGCCAGGGCGGTTGCCCGGCCGATGCCGCGCCCTGCTCCTGTTATAATTGCTGTCTTTTCTGTTAACACTTGTCCCACTTTATTTTCCGCCCTTCAGTTAAATGAATTTTCTCTGCTCTAGTCTTTGCCCCTAAACGGGCGGCGGTAAACCGGCGGATTGCCTGAGGATTAAAGTTTTTTTCAGCAAACAGCCTCAGCCTTGCTTTTGGAAATAATCCAACAAACCTTGCGCGCTGACCTGTAAGTCCATTTCGATATAGGGCATCACGCGGTGCGGCTGCTTGACGCCTTTCTCTGCCAGCTGCGCCATGACCGGTGCCAACAGCCGTTTCGCCAATTGGTCCGCGGATTCTTCCTGGCGGTAGGCAGCCGCCCCTTGTTCGACAAACAGTTCGAGCCATTCCAGCACCTGCTCTAGCGCTGCATCAGGGTTATGCGCAGCGCTGAAATGCCCGAAATAAAGTACATCAAGTTGCTGCCGTTCCATCCGTTCGATGGATGCCTTCATCGCCTTAGGGTCGAATTGGTTTGGCGAGGTGGACGGCAAGTAAAAATCGATGCCGTCTTCGATCAGCTGGGCATAGCGGATGCCGGCTGTATCCCCTGCGAAAAACCCGTTTGACACAGGGTCATAGATGCCGAAATGATGCTTGGCATGGCCCGGCGTATCCCAAAACTCAAGCGTACAGTCCGGGCCGATCTGCAGCCGGTCGCCTTCCGTTTTGATATCGATGCGGTGTTCGGGCACCGGGACAATCGGATTGAACAAGTCATCGAATTGGTCACCGTATACTGCGCGCGCGCCGGCGATGAGACGGCTCGGGTCTGCCAGGTGCCTGGCGCCTTTCGGGTGGACGATGAGTGTCGCGTTCGGGCAGTCCTGCAAGAGTAAGCCCGCTCCCCCGGCGTGGTCGAGGTGGATGTGGGTCACGATGATGTAACGGACCTCATCGAGTGAGATGCCGAGTTCGTTCAATCCTTGTTTCACATGCTCCACCGACGGGCTCGGTCCTGTTTCAATAATGGTCAGCTGCTGTTCCATGATGACGTAGCTGCCTGTTCGCTGTTCGAGGCCGAGATCGAAACCGTCGATCAATTGAATGCGGTCGTTCAACTTGCTAATTGCCATGCTGGCACCCCTTTCTGTTTGTTTTCAGTCTACCAAAGCCCGGGCTTGCCTCACAACTCGGCACATAAAAACGCCGCCAGAATTCGGCGGCGTTTCCCATCAATTGCTGGATGGGC
Coding sequences:
- a CDS encoding MBL fold metallo-hydrolase — encoded protein: MAISKLNDRIQLIDGFDLGLEQRTGSYVIMEQQLTIIETGPSPSVEHVKQGLNELGISLDEVRYIIVTHIHLDHAGGAGLLLQDCPNATLIVHPKGARHLADPSRLIAGARAVYGDQFDDLFNPIVPVPEHRIDIKTEGDRLQIGPDCTLEFWDTPGHAKHHFGIYDPVSNGFFAGDTAGIRYAQLIEDGIDFYLPSTSPNQFDPKAMKASIERMERQQLDVLYFGHFSAAHNPDAALEQVLEWLELFVEQGAAAYRQEESADQLAKRLLAPVMAQLAEKGVKQPHRVMPYIEMDLQVSAQGLLDYFQKQG
- a CDS encoding 3-ketoacyl-ACP reductase, yielding MGQVLTEKTAIITGAGRGIGRATALALANEGVAVGLIARTQKEIEQLAKEIQSLRGRAAFAVADVSDPKQVEAAVEKLTDELGTIDILINNAGIGKYGKFMELETEDWQNMLNINLMGMVHMTKAVLPQMVEKQGGDIVNISSSSGLKGTKGSSAYSASKFAVLGMSEALMQEVRPDNIRVFALAPSRVVTSMTDSGNETEQEKEKFMQPEDIAEYIVSQLKLNPRIFIPLSKQWATNPF